One region of Labrus mixtus chromosome 1, fLabMix1.1, whole genome shotgun sequence genomic DNA includes:
- the zgc:153993 gene encoding apoptosis regulator BAX isoform X1: MSSMTPSLIREQCSSEESCFPLQIQYRARQSMTLILCTCPRYVIERINAQEPGRHVSPEDLGGRSSEQQDPQIKEVVEQLLKIADDLNRNAELQQLINQVPGNCAQGIFMKVARNIFADGINWGRVVALFHLAYRLIYKAITSNHLENIRIIISWVLQVIREQLHTWLVQQGGWEGVIRGISRWRTVAIVASVVLVATFVYYRRTR; encoded by the exons ATGTCATCGATGACCCCATCATTGATCAGGGAGCAGTGCTCCTCAGAGG AGTCGTGCTTTCCTTTACAGATTCAATATCGGGCGAGACAGTCCATGACCCTCATTCTGTGTACATGTCCTAGGTATGTGATTGAACGTATAAACGCCCAGGAGCCCGGTCGACACGTGTCGCCTGAGGATCTGGGAGGAAGGTCGAGTGAACAACAGGATCCACAAATCAAAGAAGTGGTGGAACAGCTGCTAAAGATCGCTGATGACCTGAACAGGAACGCCGAGCTCCAACA ACTCATCAACCAGGTTCCAGGCAACTGTGCCCAGGGTATCTTCATGAAGGTGGCCAGAAACATCTTTGCTGATGGCATCAACTGGGGTCGTGTGGTGGCTCTCTTCCATCTGGCCTACAGACTCATCTACAAG gcGATAACAAGCAACCATCTAGAGAACATCAGAATCATCATCAGCTGGGTTCTTCAGGtcatcagagagcagctccacaCCTGGCTCGTACAGCAGGGAGGCTGG GAGGGGGTGATCCGTGGGATTTCTCGTTGGAGGACAGTAGCCATAGTAGCATCAGTAGTATTAGTGGCAACTTTTgtttactacaggagaacacgcTGA
- the zgc:153993 gene encoding apoptosis regulator BAX isoform X2: MADGREEEQREEDQELLGAVGGEDVIDDPIIDQGAVLLRGYVIERINAQEPGRHVSPEDLGGRSSEQQDPQIKEVVEQLLKIADDLNRNAELQQLINQVPGNCAQGIFMKVARNIFADGINWGRVVALFHLAYRLIYKAITSNHLENIRIIISWVLQVIREQLHTWLVQQGGWEGVIRGISRWRTVAIVASVVLVATFVYYRRTR; encoded by the exons ATGGCTGACGGAcgagaagaggagcagagagaagaagaccaGGAGCTTCTGGGCGCAGTGGGTGGGGAAG ATGTCATCGATGACCCCATCATTGATCAGGGAGCAGTGCTCCTCAGAGG GTATGTGATTGAACGTATAAACGCCCAGGAGCCCGGTCGACACGTGTCGCCTGAGGATCTGGGAGGAAGGTCGAGTGAACAACAGGATCCACAAATCAAAGAAGTGGTGGAACAGCTGCTAAAGATCGCTGATGACCTGAACAGGAACGCCGAGCTCCAACA ACTCATCAACCAGGTTCCAGGCAACTGTGCCCAGGGTATCTTCATGAAGGTGGCCAGAAACATCTTTGCTGATGGCATCAACTGGGGTCGTGTGGTGGCTCTCTTCCATCTGGCCTACAGACTCATCTACAAG gcGATAACAAGCAACCATCTAGAGAACATCAGAATCATCATCAGCTGGGTTCTTCAGGtcatcagagagcagctccacaCCTGGCTCGTACAGCAGGGAGGCTGG GAGGGGGTGATCCGTGGGATTTCTCGTTGGAGGACAGTAGCCATAGTAGCATCAGTAGTATTAGTGGCAACTTTTgtttactacaggagaacacgcTGA